One window of Chloroflexota bacterium genomic DNA carries:
- a CDS encoding DsrE family protein — MKNSLCILIRRPPYGQIHDAEALRHLGGAVAEKLATCAVLIDDGVYAARDGQDAAGTAWTAQSPFWPQHLAKGARLCIHAPSARARGLLADGRWVAGAELLDDVAVTQLLAECDAVMVY, encoded by the coding sequence ATGAAGAATTCATTGTGCATTCTCATTCGCCGTCCGCCTTACGGGCAGATCCACGACGCTGAGGCGCTGCGGCACCTTGGCGGTGCTGTGGCCGAAAAGCTGGCAACCTGCGCCGTGTTGATTGACGATGGGGTGTACGCTGCGCGCGATGGACAGGACGCCGCCGGTACAGCCTGGACCGCTCAATCGCCTTTCTGGCCCCAACACCTAGCGAAGGGCGCGCGTCTCTGCATCCACGCTCCTTCGGCGCGTGCGCGCGGCCTGCTGGCAGACGGACGGTGGGTGGCCGGTGCGGAACTACTGGACGATGTCGCGGTGACGCAACTGCTGGCCGAATGCGACGCCGTGATGGTGTATTGA
- a CDS encoding DsrE family protein, whose product MKTLTLFLSTPPYSYENTHTALRLAHAALDKGWGVNLFASADGVYNFTRGHKAQGIPHAEKEFAALMERGLHVELCGTCLHFRGINAEHIAPGADPSSMKRLFGLIKNCDVFVTLGS is encoded by the coding sequence ATGAAGACCCTTACGCTATTTCTGAGCACGCCGCCTTACTCCTACGAAAACACGCACACGGCGCTGCGCCTGGCGCACGCCGCGTTGGACAAGGGGTGGGGCGTCAACCTCTTTGCGTCGGCAGATGGCGTGTATAACTTCACGCGTGGTCACAAAGCCCAGGGTATTCCACACGCAGAGAAAGAGTTCGCTGCGCTCATGGAACGCGGTCTGCACGTCGAGTTGTGCGGCACCTGCCTGCACTTCCGTGGCATCAACGCAGAACATATCGCACCCGGCGCCGACCCGAGCTCCATGAAGCGGCTGTTCGGACTGATCAAAAACTGCGACGTTTTCGTTACGCTGGGATCGTGA